A stretch of Synechococcus sp. WH 8020 DNA encodes these proteins:
- a CDS encoding PAS domain-containing protein, whose translation MSESWTPGAVDALRQKHNLPFVRTDSQGQVVEFNDRFRLVYGWDDRLVGQTIGMILPASFRELHHAGFSRFKFTETSSLLNHPLELATICSDGAEIRSEHFIVAECGDSGGWSFAATLRPLEGPHAC comes from the coding sequence ATGTCGGAATCCTGGACTCCTGGTGCGGTTGATGCGTTAAGGCAGAAACACAATCTCCCTTTTGTACGAACCGATTCCCAGGGTCAGGTCGTTGAGTTTAATGACCGCTTCCGCCTGGTTTATGGCTGGGACGATCGCTTGGTAGGTCAAACCATTGGGATGATCTTGCCCGCATCGTTCCGTGAGCTTCATCACGCAGGCTTCTCTCGGTTCAAATTCACAGAGACCTCATCGCTTCTGAATCACCCTCTTGAGTTGGCGACCATTTGTAGTGATGGAGCAGAGATTCGTAGTGAACATTTCATCGTTGCAGAATGCGGCGATTCTGGTGGTTGGAGCTTTGCGGCAACGCTGAGGCCCCTGGAGGGCCCCCATGCCTGTTGA
- a CDS encoding sensor histidine kinase: protein MPVEDSFSASPESRLLIQQMRESLGLLRVAFDSTGEAMLIVDESSAVRWANQQAADLWGGGITLQMVGRPLSALLNFYHLDRRPLGEEEPSHPLHKARSAEGRNTFLLQALSSSVIDPDQSRLIKRSVSWRLIIQMNQSFVLLIFRDLDPLEKALARQQQFINNLAHELRTPLAIIAGNLHRLRRKQQSSDNVRQSLSDATAETQRMATLVDNLLLLSELDADSRCWKLQVDDLRIFLDQWTVTLGSGLRGCLWVDVVDEADDYLVQIDQDALHSILDNLLDNSCRFCRSEPLIQIRLIRTESYVELLFIDNGPGVQSEDQCVAVFDRFARIQDHRNPDIADGGGLGLPLVKSLMEGMGGSASCSSPQATASSGLNGLVVSLRFPHPKSSTGMVNSD from the coding sequence ATGCCTGTTGAAGACAGCTTTTCAGCTTCCCCAGAGTCCAGATTGCTGATACAGCAGATGAGGGAGTCGCTCGGATTGTTGCGAGTTGCATTCGATTCGACTGGTGAAGCGATGTTGATCGTTGACGAATCCTCTGCAGTGCGCTGGGCCAACCAGCAAGCCGCAGATCTTTGGGGAGGAGGAATCACATTGCAGATGGTTGGTCGACCACTTTCCGCTTTGCTGAATTTTTATCATCTTGATCGACGTCCCTTGGGGGAGGAAGAGCCCAGTCACCCCCTACATAAAGCCCGATCTGCTGAAGGTCGTAATACCTTCCTATTGCAAGCACTTTCTAGTTCTGTTATTGATCCTGATCAGTCAAGACTGATTAAGCGATCGGTGAGTTGGCGTCTGATTATTCAAATGAATCAGAGCTTTGTTCTGCTGATATTTCGTGATCTTGATCCATTGGAGAAAGCCTTGGCAAGGCAACAACAATTTATCAACAATCTTGCTCATGAATTAAGAACGCCGCTTGCAATTATTGCTGGCAATTTGCATCGACTTAGGCGTAAACAACAGTCTTCTGATAATGTTCGACAATCACTGTCTGATGCCACTGCGGAAACTCAAAGGATGGCAACTCTGGTTGATAATCTTTTGTTGCTTTCTGAGTTGGATGCTGATTCTCGCTGTTGGAAGTTACAAGTCGATGATTTGCGAATTTTTCTGGATCAGTGGACTGTCACGCTAGGTTCTGGTTTGAGAGGCTGTCTTTGGGTCGATGTTGTTGATGAGGCTGATGACTATCTAGTTCAGATTGATCAGGATGCTTTGCATTCTATTCTTGATAACTTGCTTGATAATAGTTGTCGTTTTTGTCGCTCCGAGCCGTTGATTCAGATCCGATTGATTCGAACTGAATCCTACGTAGAGCTGCTATTCATTGATAACGGTCCTGGGGTTCAGAGTGAGGATCAATGTGTTGCAGTGTTTGATCGATTTGCCCGTATTCAGGACCATCGAAATCCCGACATTGCTGATGGAGGAGGGCTTGGACTTCCTTTGGTGAAGAGCCTGATGGAAGGAATGGGAGGCTCAGCAAGTTGCTCGTCTCCTCAAGCAACAGCTAGCTCAGGCCTGAATGGCCTTGTCGTATCGTTGCGATTTCCACACCCAAAGTCATCCACTGGGATGGTGAATTCTGATTAG
- a CDS encoding response regulator transcription factor gives MKCVAIVDDDPRIRELIRDELIDEGVEPVVCPDGEALLELLDQRKVDLILLDLMMPKMDGMTCLQRLSERPNLVPVLVVTAFNEDQKRSEAKALGASDFILKPDLFELLPELLKRYL, from the coding sequence ATGAAGTGCGTTGCGATCGTTGACGATGATCCACGAATACGAGAATTAATTCGGGATGAATTAATTGACGAGGGAGTGGAGCCTGTTGTTTGCCCGGACGGAGAAGCTTTACTGGAACTGCTAGATCAACGAAAAGTAGATTTAATTTTGCTAGATTTAATGATGCCAAAGATGGATGGCATGACCTGCCTACAACGGCTGAGTGAGCGTCCCAATCTTGTTCCAGTGTTGGTTGTTACTGCCTTCAACGAAGATCAAAAACGGAGCGAAGCCAAGGCACTCGGCGCCAGCGATTTCATTCTCAAACCAGATTTATTCGAACTCCTACCTGAATTGCTGAAGCGATATCTCTAA
- a CDS encoding gamma carbonic anhydrase family protein produces the protein MDNLWPQPSIASDAFIAPGAVLMADVTVSSGASIWPTAVARGDMAPILIGARSNVQEGAVLHGDPTFPVHIAENVTIGHRAVVHGASLEAGCLIGIGAVVLNGVTVGRGALVAAGSVVTKDVPAQTLVAGVPAKVKRELGQEEIKDQWHHADHYAELAAQWSQLLQNQTDCPLLIPPSPDCP, from the coding sequence ATGGACAACCTGTGGCCCCAGCCCAGCATTGCTTCGGATGCCTTTATTGCACCTGGAGCTGTACTGATGGCCGATGTGACTGTGAGCTCAGGAGCAAGCATTTGGCCCACGGCCGTTGCCCGTGGTGATATGGCACCAATTCTGATCGGTGCTCGCAGCAACGTTCAGGAGGGAGCTGTTTTGCACGGCGATCCCACTTTTCCCGTTCACATTGCTGAAAACGTGACGATTGGACATCGAGCCGTTGTTCACGGTGCTTCGCTAGAGGCTGGGTGTCTAATTGGTATCGGTGCCGTTGTGCTCAATGGCGTCACAGTTGGGCGAGGGGCCCTTGTTGCTGCTGGGTCTGTGGTCACGAAGGATGTCCCAGCCCAAACCCTTGTGGCCGGTGTGCCTGCAAAGGTGAAACGTGAGCTGGGTCAGGAGGAAATCAAGGATCAGTGGCACCACGCAGATCACTACGCCGAACTAGCTGCGCAGTGGTCTCAATTGCTGCAAAACCAAACGGACTGCCCACTGTTGATCCCCCCTTCTCCCGACTGTCCTTAA
- a CDS encoding photosystem II protein Y, with amino-acid sequence MDLRLVLVASPILLALAWAGFNIGRAAVGQLQLMIKRSRA; translated from the coding sequence ATGGACCTTCGGCTCGTGCTCGTTGCTTCTCCGATCCTTCTGGCACTTGCCTGGGCTGGGTTCAACATCGGTCGTGCTGCTGTTGGGCAGCTCCAGCTGATGATCAAACGAAGCCGTGCTTGA
- the trmFO gene encoding FADH(2)-oxidizing methylenetetrahydrofolate--tRNA-(uracil(54)-C(5))-methyltransferase TrmFO → MSEQSSVVVIGAGLAGTEAAWQVANAGVPVTLWEMRPIKRSPAHHSSEFAELVCSNSFGALSSDRASGLLQEELRRLGSLVIQTADHHSVPAGGALAVDRGRYSAALTSALDDHPLVTIRREEQLTLPDPDQITVLATGPLTSEALADDLRVFTGREDCHFFDAASPIVEGESIDMTKAFRASRYDKGDADYINCPMDRDQFLAFRTALLEAEQADLKDFDKNSATFFEGCLPIEELARRGEDTMRYGPLKPIGLWDPRWGDVNDRDVRRAKRAYAVVQLRQEDKDGRLWNLVGFQTNLKWGEQKRVLRLIPGLEQADFVRFGVMHRNTFLEAPELLEPTLQFRRRPHLLAAGQITGTEGYAAAVAGGWLAGTNAARLVHGHDPIQLPHTTMIGALTHFISEAPSGKFQPMPPNFGLMPELQERIKEKRARYGAYRDRALADLQQTIDESQVANVACTA, encoded by the coding sequence TTGAGCGAACAGTCTTCGGTTGTTGTGATTGGTGCCGGCCTTGCCGGTACAGAAGCTGCTTGGCAGGTCGCGAACGCTGGCGTTCCCGTCACGCTCTGGGAAATGCGCCCTATCAAGCGATCCCCCGCTCATCACAGCTCTGAATTTGCTGAGCTTGTTTGCAGCAACAGCTTCGGAGCTCTCAGTAGTGACCGTGCATCAGGGTTGTTGCAGGAAGAGTTAAGGCGCCTCGGATCACTCGTCATCCAAACAGCTGATCATCACTCCGTTCCCGCCGGCGGAGCTCTTGCTGTCGATCGTGGCCGATACAGCGCAGCACTGACATCTGCCCTAGACGATCACCCTTTGGTAACGATTCGTCGAGAAGAGCAGCTAACTCTTCCAGATCCTGATCAGATCACCGTGTTGGCCACAGGCCCTCTGACCAGTGAAGCGTTGGCCGATGATCTACGCGTTTTCACAGGCCGAGAAGATTGCCATTTCTTCGATGCGGCGAGCCCGATCGTTGAGGGTGAAAGTATTGATATGACCAAGGCTTTTCGGGCCAGTCGCTACGACAAGGGCGATGCCGACTACATCAATTGCCCAATGGATCGAGACCAGTTTTTGGCGTTTCGAACCGCCCTGCTGGAGGCCGAACAAGCCGATCTGAAGGACTTTGACAAGAACAGTGCCACTTTTTTTGAGGGCTGCTTGCCGATTGAAGAGTTGGCCCGTCGTGGAGAGGACACGATGCGTTATGGACCTCTCAAGCCAATTGGTTTATGGGATCCGCGCTGGGGAGATGTGAATGACCGTGATGTGCGGCGCGCAAAACGGGCCTATGCCGTTGTTCAATTGCGGCAGGAAGATAAGGATGGGAGGCTCTGGAATCTCGTGGGTTTCCAGACCAATCTCAAGTGGGGAGAACAGAAACGGGTGCTGCGTTTAATCCCAGGGTTAGAGCAGGCCGATTTTGTTCGTTTTGGGGTGATGCATCGCAACACCTTTTTGGAGGCTCCAGAACTGTTGGAGCCAACTCTTCAGTTTCGACGCCGCCCTCATTTGCTCGCTGCTGGTCAAATCACAGGCACTGAGGGATATGCAGCCGCTGTTGCAGGAGGCTGGTTGGCGGGTACAAATGCAGCACGGTTGGTTCATGGTCATGACCCGATCCAGTTGCCACACACCACGATGATTGGGGCACTCACCCATTTCATTAGTGAGGCGCCGTCTGGAAAATTTCAACCGATGCCCCCTAACTTTGGCTTGATGCCTGAACTTCAGGAGCGCATTAAAGAGAAGCGAGCCCGTTATGGGGCTTATCGCGACAGAGCCTTGGCGGATCTTCAGCAAACCATCGATGAGAGCCAGGTAGCCAATGT